A region of Helicoverpa zea isolate HzStark_Cry1AcR chromosome 16, ilHelZeax1.1, whole genome shotgun sequence DNA encodes the following proteins:
- the LOC124637414 gene encoding myosin heavy chain, muscle isoform X12 produces the protein MPKPVVQEGEDPDPTPYLFVSLEQKRIDQSKPYDGKKACWVPDEKEGFLQGEIKATKGELVTVSLPGGETKDFKKDLVAQVNPPKYEKCEDMSNLTYLNDASVLYNLKQRYYHKLIYTYSGLFCVAINPYKRFPVYTTRCAKLYRGKRRSEVPPHIFAISDGAYVNMLTNHENQSMLITGESGAGKTENTKKVIAYFATVGASQKKDPSQEKKGSLEDQVVQTNPVLEAFGNAKTVRNDNSSRFGKFIRIHFGPSGKLAGADIETYLLEKARVISQQALERSYHIFYQMMSGSVPGLKDMCLLTNDVYDYNIISQGKTTIPNVDDGEECTLTDQAMDVLGFTQEEKDNVYKITAAVMHMGRMQFKQRGREEQAEADGTEDGDKVAKLLGVEMQDLYKNLLKPRIKVGNEFVTQGRNKDQVTNSVGALCKGMFDRLFKWLVKKCNETLDTKQKRQHFIGVLDIAGFEIFDFNGFEQLCINFTNEKLQQFFNHHMFVLEQEEYKKEGINWAFIDFGMDLLACIDLIEKPMGILSILEEESMFPKATDQTFVEKLNNNHLGKSAPYLKPKPPKPGCQAAHFAIGHYAGNVGYNITGWLEKNKDPLNDTVVDQFKKGQNKLLVEIFADHPGQSGDAGGGGGKGGRGKKGGGFATVSSAYREQLNNLMTTLRSTQPHFVRCIIPNELKQPGLIDSHLVMHQLTCNGVLEGIRICRKGFPNRMVYPDFKLRYMILAPVAMTAEKDPKEAARKCLEEVGLDPESYRIGHTKVFFRAGVLGQMEELRDDRLSKIVSWLQAYIRGYLSRKEYKKLQEQRLALQVVQRNLRKYLQLRTWPWWKLWQKVKPLLNVTRVEDELAKLEEKAQKAQEAFEKEEKLRKELEGLNAKLLEEKTALLASIEGKEGSLSEVQERAAKLNAQKADLELQLRDTQDRLTQEEDARNQLFQAKKKLEQEVSGLKKDVEDLELSVQKSEQDKATKDHQIRNLNDEIAHQDELINKLNKEKKLQGESNQKTSEELQAAEDKVNHLNKVKQKLEQTLDELEDSLEREKKLRADVEKQRRKVEGDLKLTQEAVADLERNKKELEQTIQRKDKEISSLTAKLEDEQSLVSKLQKQIKELQGRIEELEEEVESERQARAKAEKQRADLARELEELGERLEEAGGATSAQIELNKKREAELSKLRRDLEEANIQHESTLANLRKKHNDAVSEMGEQLDQLNKLKAKAEKERSQYFSEVNDLRAGLDHVSNEKAAQEKIVKQLQHQLNEVQSKADEANRTLNDLDAAKKKLSIENSDLLRQLEEAESQVSQLSKIKVSLTTQLEDTKRLADEEARERATLLGKFRNLEHDLDNIREQVEEEAEGKADLQRQLSKANAEAQLWRSKYESEGVARSEELEEAKRKLQARLAEAEETIESLNQKVVALEKTKQRLATEVEDLQLEVDRATAIANAAEKKQKAFDKIIGEWKLKVDDLAAELDASQKECRNYSTELFRLKGAYEEGQEQLEAVRRENKNLADEVKDLLDQIGEGGRNIHEIEKARKRLEAEKDELQAALEEAEAALEQEENKVLRAQLELSQVRQEIDRRIQEKEEEFENTRKNHQRALDSMQASLEAEAKGKAEALRMKKKLEADINELEIALDHANKANAEAQKNIKRYQAQIKDLQTALEEEQRARDDAREQLGISERRANALQNELEESRTLLEQADRARRQAEQELGDAHEQLNELSAQSASLSAAKRKLESELQTLHSDLDELLNEAKNSEEKAKKAMVDAARLADELRAEQDHAQTQEKLRKALEQQIKELQVRLDEAEANALKGGKKAIQKLEQRVRELENELDGEQRRHADAQKNLRKSERRIKELTFQAEEDRKNHERMQDLVDKLQQKIKTYKRQIEEAEEIAALNLAKFRKAQQELEEAEERADLAEQAISKFRGKGRAGSAARGVSPAPQRSRPAFADGFGTFPPRFDLAPEDF, from the exons ATGCCGAAGCCAGTAGTCCAAGAGGGCGAGGACCCCGATCCGACTCCGTACCTGTTCGTGTCTCTGGAACAGAAGCGTATCGACCAGAGCAAGCCCTACGATGGCAAGAAGGCATGCTGGGTGCCTGACGAAAAGGAGGGTTTCCTCCAGGGCGAGATCAAGGCCACCAAGGGTGAGCTGGTGACCGTCAGCCTGCCTGGTGGTGAG ACCAAAGACTTCAAGAAAGATCTTGTTGCTCAAGTCAACCCACCTAAGTACGAGAAATGCGAGGACATGTCTAACTTGACATACCTCAACGACGCTTCTGTTTTGTATAACTTGAAGCAGAGATATTACCATAAACTTATTTAC ACGTACTCGGGTCTCTTCTGTGTGGCTATCAACCCCTACAAGAGGTTCCCCGTGTACACCACACGATGCGCCAAGCTCTACCGTGGCAAGCGTCGTTCGGAGGTGCCCCCTCACATCTTCGCCATTTCCGACGGTGCCTACGTCAACATGTTGACCAACCACGAGAATCAATCTATGTTGATTAC CGGTGAGTCTGGTGCCGGAAAGACTGAGAACACGAAGAAGGTAATTGCGTACTTCGCCACCGTCGGTGCCTCCCAAAAGAAGGACCCGTCCCAGGAGAAGAAGGGCTCCCTTGAAGACCAGGTCGTACAGACTAACCCTGTACTTGAAGCCTTCGGTAACGCCAAGACCGTCCGTAACGACAACTCGTCTCGTTTC GGTAAATTCATCCGTATCCACTTCGGACCCTCCGGTAAACTGGCTGGTGCTGATATCGAGACCT ATCTGCTCGAGAAGGCCCGTGTCATCTCCCAACAGGCTCTTGAGCGTTCTTACCACATCTTCTACCAGATGATGTCTGGCTCCGTTCCTGGACTTAAGG ACATGTGTTTGCTGACAAACGACGTATATGACTATAACATCATCTCGCAAGGAAAAACTACCATCCCCAACGTAGATGATGGAGAGGAGTGTACATTGACTGAC CAAGCCATGGACGTCCTGGGCTTCACCCAGGAAGAGAAGGACAACGTATACAAGATCACCGCCGCTGTCATGCACATGGGTCGCATGCAGTTCAAGCAGAGAGGTCGCGAGGAACAGGCTGAGGCCGACGGCACTGAG GATGGTGACAAGGTTGCCAAGCTCCTCGGTGTTGAGATGCAGGACCTCTACAAGAACTTGTTGAAGCCCCGCATCAAGGTCGGAAACGAGTTCGTCACCCAGGGTCGTAACAAGGACCAGGTCACCAACTCCGTCGGTGCTCTCTGCAAGGGCATGTTCGATCGTCTCTTCAAGTGGCTCGTGAAGAAGTGTAACGAGACCCTAGACACCAAGCAGAAGAGGCAGCACTTCATCGGTGTACTGGATATCGCCGGTTTCGAGATCTTCGAC TTCAACGGTTTCGAGCAACTCTGCATTAACTTCACCAATGAGAAGCTGCAGCAGTTCTTTAACCACCACATGTTCGTACTCGAACAAGAGGAGTACAAGAAGGAGGGTATCAACTGGGCCTTCATCGATTTCGGAATGGACTTGCTCGCTTGTATCGATCTTATCGAAAAG CCCATGGGTATCCTCTCCATCCTTGAGGAAGAGTCTATGTTCCCCAAAGCCACCGACCAGACCTTCGTTGAGAAGTTGAACAACAACCACTTGGGCAAGTCTGCTCCTTACCTGAAGCCGAAGCCGCCCAAGCCCGGTTGCCAGGCCGCTCACTTCGCCATTGGTCACTACGCCGGTAAC GTCGGCTACAACATCACTGGATGGCTTGAGAAGAACAAGGACCCCCTCAACGACACTGTCGTTGACCAGTTCAAGAAGGGTCAGAACAAACTGTTGGTTGAGATCTTTGCTGACCATCCTGGTCAGTCTGGTGATGCCGGTGGCGGTGGTGGCAAGG GAGGTCGCGGTAAGAAGGGCGGTGGTTTCGCTACTGTGTCCTCCGCTTACAGG GAACAACTTAACAACCTGATGACCACCCTGAGGTCTACCCAGCCTCACTTCGTACGTTGTATCATCCCCAACGAGTTGAAGCAGCCTG GTCTCATCGACTCTCACCTTGTGATGCACCAGCTGACCTGTAACGGTGTGCTTGAAGGCATCCGTATTTGCCGTAAAGGTTTCCCCAACAGGATGGTCTACCCCGACTTCAAGCTCCG TTACATGATTCTTGCACCAGTCGCCATGACAGCAGAAAAAGATCCTAAAGAGGCAGCTAGGAAGTGTTTGGAGGAAGTGGGTCTCGACCCTGAAAGCTATCGTATTGGCCACACAAAG GTATTCTTCCGCGCTGGTGTCCTGGGTCAGATGGAAGAGTTGCGTGACGACAGGCTGTCCAAGATCGTCTCGTGGCTCCAGGCCTACATCCGTGGTTACCTGTCCCGTAAGGAGTACAAGAAGCTGCAGGAACAGAG gttgGCTCTCCAAGTTGTCCAGCGCAACTTGCGCAAGTACCTGCAACTCCGCACCTGGCCCTGGTGGAAGTTGTGGCAGAAGGTCAAGCCCCTCCTCAACGTCACCCGCGTCGAGGATGAGCTCGCG AAACTTGAGGAGAAGGCCCAGAAGGCCCAGGAGGCTTTCGAGAAGGAAGAGAAGCTCCGCAAGGAGCTCGAGGGTCTCAACGCCAAGCTCCTCGAGGAGAAGACCGCTCTGCTTGCCTCCATCGAGGGCAAGGAGGGCTCCCTCTCCGAGGTGCAGGAGCGCGCTGCCAAGCTCAACGCGCAGAAGGCCGACCTCGAGCTCCAGCTCAGG GACACCCAGGACCGCCTTACCCAGGAAGAGGATGCCCGCAACCAGCTCTTCCAGGCTAAGAAGAAGTTGGAACAGGAAGTCTCCGGCCTCAAGAAGGATGTCGAAGACTTGGAACTGTCCGTCCAGAAGTCCGAGCAGGACAAGGCCACCAAGGACCACCAGATCCGCAACTTGAACGACGAGATCGCCCACCAAGACGAGCTCATCAACAAGTTGAACAAGGAGAAGAAGCTCCAGGGAGAGTCCAACCAGAAGACCTCCGAGGAGCTCCAGGCCGCCGAGGACAAGGTCAACCACCTCAACAAGGTCAAGCAGAAGCTCGAGCAGACCCTCGACGAGCTCGAGGACTCTCTGGAGCGCGAGAAGAAGCTGCGCGCCGACGTCGAGAAGCAGAGGAGGAAGGTGGAGGGCGACCTCAAGCTCACCCAGGAGGCCGTCGCCGACCTCGAGCGCAACAAGAAGGAGCTCGAGCAGACCATCCAGCGCAAGGACAAGGAGATCTCGTCCCTTACCGCCAAGCTGGAGGACGAGCAGTCGCTTGTCAGCAAGCTCCAGAAACAGATCAAGGAATTGCAAGGCCGCATCGAAGAGCTCGAGGAGGAGGTCGAATCCGAACGCCAGGCTCGCGCTAAGGCCGAGAAGCAGCGTGCCGACCTCGCCCGCGAGCTCGAGGAGCTGGGTGAGCGCCTTGAGGAAGCCGGTGGCGCCACCTCCGCTCAGATTGAGCTGAACAAGAAGCGCGAGGCTGAGCTCAGCAAGCTGCGCCGCGACCTCGAGGAGGCCAACATCCAGCACGAGTCTACCCTCGCCAACCTCCGCAAGAAGCACAACGATGCCGTCTCGGAGATGGGCGAGCAGCTCGACCAGCTCAACAAGCTCAAGGCCAA GGCTGAGAAAGAGCGCTCTCAGTACTTTAGCGAAGTCAATGACCTTCGTGCCGGACTCGACCATGTGTCCAACGAAAAG GCTGCCCAAGAGAAGATCGTCAAGCAGCTGCAGCACCAGCTCAACGAGGTGCAGAGCAAGGCTGACGAAGCCAACCGCACCCTCAACGACCTGGATGCCGCCAAGAAGAAGCTGTCCATCGAGAACTCCGACCTTCTTCGCCAATTGGAGGAGGCCGAGTCCCAGGTTTCTCAGCTGTCCAAGATCAAGGTGTCCCTCACCACTCAGCTCGAGGACACCAAGAGGCTCGCCGACGAAGAGGCCAGG GAACGCGCCACCCTTCTTGGCAAGTTCCGCAACCTCGAGCACGACCTGGACAACATCCGCGAACAGGTCGAGGAGGAGGCCGAAGGCAAGGCTGATCTTCAACGCCAGCTTTCCAAGGCCAACGCCGAGGCTCAGCTCTGGCGCTCCAAGTACGAGTCCGAGGGCGTGGCCCGCTCCGAGGAACTCGAGGAGGCCAAGCGCAAGCTCCAGGCCCGCCTTGCCGAAGCCGAGGAGACCATTGAGTCCCTCAACCAGAAGGTTGTCGCTCTTGAGAAGACCAAGCAGCGTCTCGCCACCGAGGTCGAGGACCTGCAGCTCGAGGTCGACCGTGCCACCGCCATCGCCAACGCTGCCGAGAAGAAGCAGAAGGCCTTCGACAAGATCATCGGAGAATGGAAGCTCAAGGTTGACGACCTTGCCGCTGAGCTCGACGCCAGCCAGAAGGAGTGCCGCAACTACTCCACTGAGCTGTTCCGTCTCAAGGGTGCCTACGAGGAAGGCCAGGAACAGCTTGAGGCTGTCCGCCGTGAGAACAAGAACCTCGCCGACGAAGTCAAGGACCTCCTTGACCAGATCGGTGAAGGTGGCCGCAACATCCACGAGATCGAGAAGGCCAGGAAGCGCCTTGAGGCCGAGAAGGACGAGCTCCAGGCCGCCCTTGAGGAGGCTGAGGCAGCCCTCGAACAGGAGGAGAACAAGGTTCTCCGCGCTCAGCTTGAGCTGTCCCAGGTCAGGCAGGAGATCGACAGGCGCATCCAAGAGAAGGAGGAGGAGTTCGAGAACACACGCAAGAACCACCAGCGCGCCCTCGACTCCATGCAGGCTTCCCTCGAAGCCGAGGCTAAGGGCAAGGCTGAGGCCCTGCGCATGAAGAAGAAGCTTGAGGCTGACATCAACGAGCTTGAGATCGCTCTTGACCACGCCAACAAGGCTAACGCTGAGGCCCAGAAGAACATCAAGCGCTACCAGGCCCAGATCAAGGACCTCCAGACCGCCCTGGAAGAGGAACAGCGCGCCCGCGACGATGCCCGCGAACAGCTCGGCATCTCAGAACGCCGCGCCAACGCCCTCCAGAACGAGCTCGAGGAGTCCCGCACCCTCCTGGAACAGGCCGACCGCGCCCGCCGCCAGGCCGAACAGGAACTCGGCGACGCTCACGAACAGCTCAACGAGCTGTCCGCCCAGAGCGCCTCCCTGTCCGCTGCCAAGAGGAAACTCGAGTCCGAGCTGCAGACCCTGCACTCCGACCTCGACGAGCTCCTCAACGAGGCTAAGAACTCCGAGGAGAAGGCCAAGAAGGCTATGGTTGACGCCGCCCGTCTTGCCGACGAGCTGCGCGCCGAACAAGACCACGCCCAGACCCAGGAGAAACTCCGCAAGGCTCTTGAGCAACAGATCAAGGAACTGCAAGTCAGGCTGGATGAGGCTGAAGCCAACGCCCTTAAGGGAGGCAAGAAGGCCATCCAGAAACTGGAACAGAGGGTCAGGGAGCTTGAGAACGAGCTTGACGGTGAACAGAGGAGACACGCCGACGCCCAGAAGAACCTCCGCAAGTCAGAGAGGCGCATCAAGGAGCTCACCTTCCAGGCCGAGGAGGACCGCAAGAACCACGAGCGCATGCAGGACCTCGTCGACAAACTGCAACAGAAGATCAAGACCTACAAGAGGCAGATCGAGGAAGCCGAAGAAATCGCCGCCCTCAACTTGGCTAAGTTCCGCAAGGCACAGCAGGAGTTGGAGGAGGCCGAGGAAAGGGCAGACCTTGCCGAGCAGGCCATCAGCAAATTCCGTGGCAAGGGACGTGCGGGTTCCGCTGCGAGAGGAGTCAGTCCGGCG CCCCAGCGCTCGCGTCCCGCCTTCGCTGACGGTTTCGGCACCTTCCCACCTAGGTTCGACCTGGCGCCCGAAGATTTCTAA